The following proteins are co-located in the Microvirga ossetica genome:
- a CDS encoding ABC transporter permease: MNRPSFTWKLYIAAFYLFLFAPLLVVAIFAFNASQFPSPPWRGFTLEWFTGTGAVLGKPGVLMDPIWLSSIGNSFKVAIPVALLAVLIGTVNAWVLERAEFRGKTLLAMMMLWPLVIPGVVLGISILAFFSRVANGLEDWLQTDLDLLRPGLPLVVLGQLSFILTIATLIIAARLRKFDRSLEEAAFDLGASRARVLRTVTLPFLRPALIGAGLVALLMSFENFNTTLMLVGSESPLPIAMYGQMREGASPAINAVSLLLMLGVGVIASVFALTAKAER, encoded by the coding sequence ATGAACCGACCGTCCTTCACCTGGAAGCTCTACATCGCGGCGTTCTACCTCTTCCTGTTCGCGCCGCTCCTGGTCGTGGCGATCTTCGCCTTCAACGCGAGCCAGTTTCCCTCGCCACCCTGGCGCGGCTTCACGCTCGAATGGTTCACCGGCACCGGCGCCGTCCTCGGCAAGCCTGGCGTGCTGATGGACCCGATCTGGCTGAGCAGCATCGGCAACAGCTTCAAGGTAGCGATCCCCGTGGCGCTGCTCGCCGTGCTCATCGGCACCGTGAATGCCTGGGTGCTGGAGCGGGCGGAGTTTCGCGGCAAGACTCTTCTCGCCATGATGATGCTCTGGCCCCTCGTCATCCCCGGCGTGGTGCTCGGCATCTCGATCCTCGCCTTCTTCTCGCGCGTGGCGAACGGGCTCGAGGACTGGCTTCAGACCGATCTCGACCTCTTGAGGCCCGGCCTGCCGCTCGTGGTGCTCGGGCAGCTCTCCTTCATCCTGACGATTGCGACGCTGATCATCGCCGCGCGCCTGCGCAAGTTCGACCGTTCGCTGGAGGAGGCCGCCTTCGATCTCGGCGCCAGCCGCGCGCGGGTGCTGCGCACGGTGACGTTGCCGTTCCTGCGCCCGGCGCTCATCGGCGCAGGGCTCGTGGCGCTCCTGATGTCGTTCGAGAACTTCAACACGACCCTGATGCTCGTCGGCTCCGAATCGCCCCTTCCGATCGCCATGTACGGCCAGATGCGCGAGGGCGCGTCGCCGGCGATCAATGCGGTGAGCCTGCTGCTGATGCTCGGCGTCGGCGTCATCGCGAGCGTCTTCGCGCTGACGGCGAAGGCGGAGCGGTGA
- a CDS encoding dipeptidase, whose translation MPHSSLMPVFDGHNDVLLRLMRGKIPPEQAFLEGDNIGHLDWPRMKQGGFVGGFFAVYVPSESAGVDIDTLMTHTQYDVPLPSALPLASSQQVTLHMAALLMRIERASKGEVKICRNAADIRHCIDTGKLAAILHIEGAEGIDPDLYMLDVLYEAGLRSIGPVWSRPNTFGHGVPFRYPATPDTGPGLTDRGFELVRACNRLKIMLDLSHLNEKGFWEVARLSDAPLVATHSNAWEICRHSRNLTDRQLAAIRESRGMVGVNFATSFIRPDGQRNDDTPLEEMIRHMDHLIEHVGIDGVGLGSDFDGATIPAEIGDVTGLPRLVDAMRRHGYDEATLRKLCYENWVNVLERTWGR comes from the coding sequence ATGCCCCATTCTTCGCTTATGCCCGTTTTCGATGGTCACAACGATGTCCTGCTGCGCCTGATGCGCGGCAAGATCCCGCCGGAGCAGGCCTTCCTGGAGGGCGACAATATCGGGCACCTCGACTGGCCGCGCATGAAGCAGGGCGGCTTCGTCGGAGGCTTCTTCGCGGTCTATGTGCCGTCAGAGAGCGCGGGCGTCGATATCGACACGCTCATGACGCATACGCAATACGACGTGCCCCTGCCCTCAGCCCTGCCGCTGGCCTCGAGCCAGCAGGTCACGCTGCATATGGCAGCACTCCTCATGCGCATCGAGCGGGCCTCGAAGGGCGAGGTGAAGATCTGCCGCAATGCGGCCGACATCCGCCACTGCATCGACACGGGCAAGCTCGCCGCCATCCTGCATATCGAGGGCGCCGAGGGCATCGATCCGGACCTTTACATGCTCGACGTGCTCTACGAGGCGGGCTTACGCTCCATCGGCCCGGTCTGGAGCCGCCCCAACACCTTCGGCCACGGCGTGCCGTTCCGCTATCCCGCGACGCCGGACACAGGCCCCGGCCTCACCGACCGCGGCTTCGAGCTGGTGCGCGCCTGCAACCGCCTCAAGATCATGCTCGACCTCTCGCATCTGAACGAGAAGGGTTTTTGGGAGGTGGCACGCCTCTCCGATGCGCCGCTCGTCGCGACCCATTCCAATGCGTGGGAGATCTGCCGGCATTCGCGCAACCTCACGGACAGGCAGCTTGCCGCGATCCGCGAGAGCCGCGGCATGGTGGGCGTGAACTTCGCCACCTCCTTCATCCGCCCCGACGGCCAGCGCAACGACGACACGCCGCTGGAGGAGATGATCCGCCACATGGATCACCTGATCGAGCATGTGGGCATCGACGGCGTCGGCCTCGGCTCCGATTTCGACGGCGCGACGATTCCCGCCGAGATCGGCGACGTCACCGGCCTGCCGCGTCTCGTCGACGCCATGCGCCGCCATGGCTACGACGAAGCGACCCTGCGCAAGCTCTGCTACGAGAACTGGGTGAACGTGCTGGAGCGCACCTGGGGGCGGTAA
- a CDS encoding ABC transporter ATP-binding protein, which translates to MLDIQKLQVVYGTGRLRVDAVKDVSFHVEPGAAYGLVGESGSGKSTVLRAFCGLAPVSGGRVLVDGKEVTTPRTKAFYRTVQMVFQDPYASLHPRHTVDRTLSEPLAIHGEKNNAEARILQALREVGLGPSFRFRYPHQLSGGQRQRIAIARALILRPKVLLLDEPTSALDASVQAEILNLLDDLRRNLGLTYILVSHDLAVVAHLCERLLVMRHGEAVEETTAEALRSGAASNEYTQSLIQASQGYSRAARQPDAALAG; encoded by the coding sequence ATGCTCGATATCCAGAAACTTCAAGTCGTCTACGGCACGGGCCGCCTCAGGGTCGATGCGGTCAAGGACGTGAGCTTCCATGTGGAGCCGGGCGCTGCCTATGGGCTCGTCGGCGAATCCGGCTCCGGCAAGTCGACGGTTTTGCGCGCCTTCTGCGGCCTGGCACCGGTCAGCGGCGGGCGCGTCCTCGTCGACGGGAAGGAAGTCACCACGCCGCGGACGAAGGCCTTCTACCGCACCGTGCAGATGGTCTTCCAGGACCCCTACGCCTCGCTCCATCCGCGACACACGGTCGACCGCACGCTCTCCGAGCCGCTCGCGATCCATGGCGAGAAGAATAATGCGGAGGCGCGCATCCTGCAGGCTTTGCGCGAGGTGGGTCTCGGCCCCTCCTTCCGCTTCCGCTACCCGCACCAATTGTCCGGCGGCCAGCGCCAGCGCATCGCCATCGCCCGCGCGCTCATCCTGCGCCCGAAGGTGCTGCTGCTCGACGAGCCGACCTCCGCGCTCGACGCCTCCGTTCAGGCGGAGATCCTGAACCTGCTCGACGATCTGCGCCGCAATCTCGGGCTGACCTATATCCTCGTCAGCCACGACCTCGCCGTCGTCGCCCATCTGTGCGAGCGGCTGCTCGTCATGCGCCATGGCGAGGCGGTCGAGGAAACCACCGCCGAGGCCTTGCGCTCGGGCGCGGCGTCGAACGAGTATACCCAGTCGCTGATCCAGGCGAGCCAGGGCTACTCCCGTGCCGCCAGGCAGCCGGATGCGGCGCTGGCCGGTTGA
- a CDS encoding ABC transporter ATP-binding protein, giving the protein MKPLLDVEDLRVRFHLRTGIVEAVRGVSFQLGRERLGIVGESGSGKSQTGRAILGLTPPPGEVTAKRLAFDGIDLLTASNRTLRTLRGGRISMVMQDPKYSLNPVMTIGEQIIEAYQAHAKASRSEARDKALAMLEAVKMRDPQRVFALYPHEVSGGMGQRAMIAMMLVTDPDLLIADEPTSALDVTVSMEVLRILDELVTERGMGLIFISHDLKLVSSFCDRVLVMYAGHVVEELEAKNLRDAQHPYTQGLMRCLPTLVDDVRPLPTLNRDPAWAL; this is encoded by the coding sequence ATGAAGCCGCTTCTCGACGTCGAAGACCTGCGCGTCCGCTTCCACCTGCGCACGGGCATCGTGGAAGCCGTGCGCGGCGTGTCCTTCCAGCTCGGCCGCGAGCGCCTCGGCATCGTGGGTGAGTCGGGCTCCGGCAAGTCGCAGACGGGCCGCGCCATTCTCGGCCTCACCCCTCCCCCCGGCGAGGTGACGGCCAAGCGCCTCGCCTTCGACGGGATCGACCTGCTCACCGCCTCGAACCGGACGTTACGCACCTTGCGCGGCGGGCGCATCAGCATGGTGATGCAGGACCCGAAATATTCGCTGAACCCGGTCATGACCATCGGCGAGCAGATCATCGAGGCCTATCAGGCCCATGCCAAGGCCAGCCGCAGCGAGGCTCGCGACAAGGCGCTCGCGATGCTGGAGGCCGTGAAGATGCGCGATCCGCAGCGCGTCTTCGCGCTCTATCCGCACGAGGTGTCGGGCGGCATGGGCCAGCGCGCCATGATCGCCATGATGCTGGTGACGGATCCCGACCTGCTCATCGCCGACGAGCCGACCTCGGCGCTCGACGTGACGGTCTCGATGGAGGTGCTGCGCATTCTCGACGAGCTCGTCACCGAGCGCGGCATGGGTCTGATCTTCATCTCGCACGATCTCAAGCTCGTCTCGTCCTTCTGCGACCGTGTGCTGGTGATGTATGCGGGCCACGTGGTCGAGGAGCTCGAGGCCAAGAACCTGCGGGACGCGCAGCATCCCTATACGCAGGGCCTAATGCGCTGCCTGCCGACGCTGGTGGACGACGTTCGCCCGCTCCCCACCCTGAACCGCGACCCCGCATGGGCATTGTGA
- a CDS encoding ABC transporter permease has protein sequence MAGSPLAEQPAGLRAWLLSAEPHSRWQARLGRFYLGWRAFSRNPLAVVGLGIVILLILLAVFADFIAPYSPVVGGDLRTQRLLPPSETFWFGTDDQARDIFSRVVYGSRITLFVVVLVALIATPIGLLVGTVSGYLGGWVDTVLMRITDIFLAFPRLVLALAFVAALGPGIENAIIAIAITSWPPYARIARAETLMIRNSDFIAAVKLQGASTPRIILGHVVPLCLSSLIVRVTLDMAGIILTAAGLGFLGLGAQPPMPEWGAMVATGRNYLIDQWWVAAMPGLAIFVVSLGFNLLGDGLRDVLDPKAAK, from the coding sequence ATGGCCGGCAGCCCTCTTGCTGAACAACCCGCAGGCCTTCGGGCCTGGCTGCTCTCCGCAGAGCCGCATTCCCGCTGGCAGGCGCGGCTCGGCCGCTTCTATCTCGGCTGGCGCGCCTTCTCCCGCAATCCGCTCGCGGTCGTCGGCCTCGGCATCGTCATCCTGCTGATCCTGCTGGCGGTGTTTGCCGATTTCATCGCGCCCTATTCGCCTGTCGTCGGCGGAGACCTGCGCACGCAGCGCCTCCTGCCGCCGAGCGAGACCTTCTGGTTCGGCACGGACGACCAGGCGCGGGACATCTTCTCCCGCGTGGTCTACGGCTCGCGGATCACGCTCTTCGTCGTGGTGCTGGTGGCGCTGATCGCAACGCCCATCGGTCTCCTGGTCGGCACCGTCTCCGGCTATCTCGGCGGCTGGGTCGATACCGTGCTAATGCGGATCACCGACATCTTTCTCGCCTTCCCCCGCCTCGTCCTGGCGCTGGCCTTCGTGGCGGCTTTAGGCCCCGGCATCGAGAATGCCATCATCGCCATCGCGATCACCTCCTGGCCGCCTTATGCCCGCATCGCCCGCGCCGAGACGCTGATGATCCGCAACAGCGATTTCATCGCGGCCGTGAAGCTGCAGGGCGCATCGACGCCGCGCATCATCCTCGGCCACGTGGTGCCGCTCTGCCTCTCATCCCTCATCGTGCGCGTGACGCTCGACATGGCCGGCATCATCCTCACCGCGGCGGGCCTCGGCTTCCTCGGTCTCGGCGCACAGCCGCCGATGCCGGAATGGGGCGCCATGGTCGCCACCGGCCGCAACTATCTCATCGACCAATGGTGGGTCGCCGCCATGCCGGGCCTGGCCATCTTCGTGGTGAGCCTCGGCTTCAACCTGCTCGGCGACGGCCTGCGCGACGTTCTCGATCCGAAGGCTGCCAAATGA
- a CDS encoding ABC transporter permease — translation MVSAVMNGGGGHGSALRSFLKKVAQFVIVLATTLLGLVAVTFFIGRVVPIDPVIAVVGDRAPAHVYERVRTELGLDRPLIEQFVIYVKKAATGDFGNSVLTTNPVMTDIVNVFPATLELATLGTLIGVLVGIPLGVLAAVKRGTLIDQFVRVLGLVGYSVPIFWLGLMGLLLFYAKLGWVAGPGRLDVTYSYLYTPVTGIVLLDTAMQGQWDAFWDAVSHVLLPACLLGYFSLAYISRMTRSFMLNELAQEYVIAARVKGLSEMRVIWRHALRNAAVPLVTVIALSYANLLEGSVLTETVFAWPGLGQYITNSLQNADMNAVLGGTLVIGTVFVLLNLVSDLLYRLLDPRTR, via the coding sequence ATGGTTTCAGCAGTCATGAACGGGGGCGGAGGGCACGGCAGTGCCCTCCGCTCCTTCCTTAAGAAAGTCGCCCAGTTCGTCATCGTACTGGCGACGACCCTCCTCGGCCTTGTCGCCGTCACCTTCTTCATCGGCCGCGTCGTTCCCATTGACCCCGTCATCGCCGTCGTCGGCGACCGGGCGCCGGCCCATGTCTACGAGCGCGTCCGCACCGAGCTCGGCCTCGACCGGCCGCTGATCGAGCAGTTCGTCATCTACGTGAAGAAGGCCGCCACCGGCGATTTCGGCAATTCGGTGCTCACCACCAATCCGGTGATGACCGACATCGTCAACGTCTTCCCGGCGACGCTGGAGCTTGCCACCCTCGGCACCCTGATCGGCGTGCTCGTCGGCATCCCGCTCGGCGTTCTCGCCGCGGTGAAGCGCGGCACCCTGATCGACCAGTTCGTGCGCGTGCTCGGCCTCGTGGGCTATTCGGTGCCGATCTTCTGGCTCGGCCTGATGGGCCTCCTGCTGTTCTACGCCAAGCTCGGCTGGGTGGCGGGTCCCGGGCGCCTCGACGTGACCTATTCCTATCTCTACACGCCGGTCACCGGCATCGTGCTGCTCGACACCGCCATGCAGGGCCAGTGGGACGCGTTCTGGGACGCGGTTTCGCATGTCCTCCTGCCGGCCTGCCTGCTCGGATATTTCTCGCTCGCCTATATCAGCCGCATGACGCGCTCCTTCATGCTCAACGAGCTGGCGCAGGAATACGTGATCGCGGCGCGGGTGAAGGGCCTGTCCGAGATGCGCGTGATCTGGCGCCATGCCCTGCGCAATGCGGCCGTTCCTCTCGTGACGGTGATCGCCCTTTCCTATGCCAACCTGCTCGAAGGCTCCGTGCTCACCGAGACGGTGTTTGCATGGCCGGGGCTCGGTCAGTACATCACCAATTCCCTGCAGAACGCGGACATGAACGCGGTGCTCGGCGGGACCCTCGTGATCGGGACCGTCTTCGTGCTGCTCAACCTCGTCTCCGACCTGCTCTATCGTCTGCTCGATCCGAGGACCCGCTGA
- a CDS encoding ABC transporter substrate-binding protein: MTRLPKFLLSAAMVATMATSFSAVMAATPADTLVQAWQSDDIISLDPAEVFEFSASEIIGNTYERLISYDIKDVSKISGQVAESWTVSPDGKTYTFKIKPNRKFASGNPITAEDVVYSLHRAVALDKSPAFILGQFGLTKDNVKDKVKQTGPLEMTFEVDKAYAPTLVLYCLGNSVASIVDKKLLVQNEKDGDFGYNWLKTKYAGSGPYVMRDWKANEVLVLERNPNYEKKTPLARVIFRHIKETASQRLLLEKGDIDVARNLNPEEIAAVSKNADVKIQSGPKGTVYYLGLNQKNPNLAKPEVRQALKYLVDYSAIADTIMKSKGDVHQNFLPKGFLGAETTTPYKLDVAKAKELLAKAGLKDGFSVTMDTRSTAEITGIAQAMQQTFAQAGIKLEILPMDSKQALTKYRARQHDIYIGNWGSDYQDPNSNADTFAANDDNSDNAKAKPLAWRNAWDPGPLTAKTRAAVMERDAEKRAAMYKELQKSVLDDGPFVIFLQQTEVAAVRKNVSDFVLGPSFSDNDVSQAKKN, translated from the coding sequence ATGACGCGACTTCCAAAATTTCTCCTATCCGCAGCCATGGTTGCCACCATGGCGACCTCTTTCTCCGCCGTGATGGCGGCAACGCCGGCGGACACCCTCGTCCAGGCCTGGCAGAGCGACGACATCATCTCCCTCGACCCGGCCGAGGTGTTCGAGTTCAGCGCGTCCGAGATCATCGGCAACACCTATGAGCGCCTGATCTCCTACGACATCAAGGACGTGTCCAAGATCTCCGGACAGGTGGCCGAGTCCTGGACCGTCTCGCCCGACGGCAAGACCTATACGTTCAAGATCAAGCCCAACCGCAAGTTCGCCTCGGGCAATCCGATCACGGCCGAAGACGTGGTGTATTCGCTCCACCGCGCCGTGGCGCTCGACAAGTCCCCGGCCTTCATCCTGGGCCAGTTCGGCCTGACGAAGGACAACGTGAAGGACAAGGTCAAGCAGACCGGCCCGCTCGAGATGACCTTCGAGGTCGACAAGGCCTACGCGCCGACCCTGGTTCTCTACTGCCTCGGCAACTCGGTCGCTTCGATCGTCGACAAGAAGCTTCTGGTTCAGAACGAGAAGGACGGCGACTTCGGCTATAACTGGCTCAAGACCAAGTATGCCGGCTCCGGCCCCTACGTCATGCGCGACTGGAAGGCCAATGAGGTCCTCGTCCTCGAGCGCAACCCGAACTACGAGAAGAAGACCCCTCTCGCCCGCGTGATCTTCCGCCACATCAAGGAAACCGCGAGCCAGCGCCTTCTGCTCGAGAAGGGCGACATCGACGTGGCCCGCAACCTGAATCCGGAAGAGATCGCCGCGGTGTCCAAGAACGCGGACGTCAAGATCCAGAGCGGCCCCAAGGGCACGGTCTATTATCTCGGCCTGAACCAGAAGAACCCGAACCTGGCCAAGCCCGAGGTTCGTCAGGCCCTGAAGTATCTCGTCGACTATTCGGCGATCGCCGACACGATCATGAAGAGCAAGGGCGACGTTCACCAGAACTTCCTGCCCAAGGGCTTCCTCGGCGCCGAGACCACGACCCCCTACAAGCTCGACGTCGCCAAGGCGAAGGAGCTTCTGGCCAAGGCCGGCCTGAAGGACGGCTTCTCGGTGACCATGGACACCCGCTCCACCGCCGAGATCACCGGCATCGCGCAGGCGATGCAGCAGACCTTCGCGCAGGCCGGCATCAAGCTCGAGATCCTGCCGATGGATTCCAAGCAGGCGCTCACCAAGTACCGCGCCCGCCAGCACGACATCTATATCGGCAACTGGGGCTCGGACTACCAGGACCCGAACTCCAACGCCGACACCTTCGCGGCCAACGACGACAACTCGGACAATGCGAAGGCAAAGCCCCTCGCATGGCGCAATGCCTGGGATCCGGGCCCGCTGACGGCCAAGACCCGCGCCGCCGTGATGGAGCGTGACGCCGAGAAGCGCGCAGCCATGTACAAGGAACTGCAGAAGTCGGTTCTCGACGACGGCCCGTTCGTGATCTTCCTGCAGCAGACGGAAGTCGCTGCCGTGCGCAAGAACGTGAGCGACTTCGTTCTCGGCCCGTCCTTCAGCGACAACGACGTGTCACAGGCCAAGAAGAACTGA